The DNA window ACTTTTTCTTCTATCAAGGCTTCTTTTTCATCATCAAAAACAATGGTGTCTTTGGGATTTCTGACGATGTCATTGTAAGATTTTATTAAATAGGGTACGTTAGCATAGACAAACATTTGTTTATCAAGCAATTCCTCTAATTCCGATTTAGAATGCCGAAAAGAAATTTCCAACAGTTTTAACAAATAAATAATTTGATGATCGCCCCAGTATCCAATATAAGACCAGGGATCATTGGGTTCAATCACCTCCCAATCTATGCCTTCACGCGTTATGCGGTAAGGATTATAGCCGTCCATGGTTGAGGCATTGAGAAATTTGGAGATCATGGAATTGATATAGCCCGGAAAAGAAACCGCCAATGCTTCCCAATTTTGAAAAATATCACGCCAATTGCCCTGATAGTTTAGGTTTTTTGATCCGTCTTCTTTTCTGGTTTCTATCGAAAATTTATTCCAGGGCCTGCTTGGATCGCCGTGTCTGCGGCTAAAAGTAAGCGGCAGATAATCGAAGACCATTCTTTCGACTTCCAAATCGCCGGTCTTTTTCGATGCTTCCAGAAGTTCAGAATAATGAATTTTATCGGGTAGCTTTTCTAAAAATGAGGTCTGCCTTTTAAATAGCTGTTTGTTTACTACTGAGAAATAGGACTTAAAATCATCACTGTTCACCAAATAGCCATCATCGAAAATACCACCTCGCATTATATTGAATAGCACATTGGTATAATGCCTGCCATCCAATAGTTTGTCATTAGTCATTTGAATACCATCGGCTGCAGCTACGAGTTTCCGGAGATATTCAGTTCCTTTTACAATGTCACTTTCAAGCTCCTCTAAAATCTCATGCTTTTTCGATCTCAAATCGTAATTGAGATCATTCACATTGGTGCTATCCTGATTCAATTCAGCAATAAATTGCCATGATACAATTTCTTCTTTTTTAAGATTGACTTTTTTATTGACAAAGTAAGCACCTGCTTCGGCTTTGACATTTGATTCGGTCTTCAAATTTTCGCCCCGACGGAAAGCATCCAATTGTTTGCCCGATAAAAGATAGTGTTCCGGATCAATTCCCGAAGACCAAACGGTAGTGGCCTTTAATGCTTCACTTGGTTCTGCCCTGTCAACAATTATTGCGCTCAACAATATCAATGCAAGCCCGGTTTGTTCTATAAGTTCATTTTTTTTATAAGCTTTGACGAGATTGCTCCTTTCATTTTGAAGACCAAATTCTACGCCATAGGGCATCAAATTTTGCAATCCGTCAAGAAAATTGACTTCAACAGTATCGTTCCCAAAATTTTCAATTGAGGATTTCTTAACGAAGCCGTACTTATCTGAAAATTGCCATGAATATTGGAATTTTAACCTTAGGTCCTCATTAATCTCTTCAAAAACAATTTTATTTCCCGAAATGCTTTTAAGAAGGTTTCGTTTTACCTTATAAAGATTTTGATATCGTTTGGAAAAAGGCTCCCACAAATACGTTTTGTCTGCAATTTTAACTCTGAAAATACTTTTCGAACCAGTAGTTTCAAATGAGTCGGAAATTTTATCATCGGTATAATAGGGAAAAAGTGAGGAGTTTTCGTTTTTTCTTCCAGCAGTTATTCCTCCTGTGCTTGAAATAAACAACCAATGGTCTGAATGACTAACAACAGTCATAAAGAATGGAGACATTTGGTCGTAATTGGAGATTTTATAAAAGGCTTCTCCACCTAATTCAACGTATTCACTATTGACCGATCTGCCTTCGTCTTTAAGGATAGGACTATTTGCGACAAACAATGATTGAGACATTTAAATTGCGATTTACCTCAGTATTTATATTTCAAACAATGTGTATTTCAAAGGATTATAAATGAATCCATTTGGAATCAAAATCTAAGGCCTGAGTTTAAATAAAATTGATTTGTCAAGCTGTCGATTTTTAATTCAAATATACCTTTTTCAAGAACCAGTTTATTGTTCATATTGACAAATGCCAATTCCCTGACGGGCAATTCAAATGTACAGGTCAAGGACTCACCGGCTTCCAAATAAATTTTCTGAAACCGCCGAAGTTGTTTGACAGCCGGTGAAATACTTGCTACCAAATCACTTGAATACAATTGAACAACCTCTTTACCATCTCTTAAACCGGTATTGCTGATTTTAACATTAACTCTAATCGTATCATCCACATTGAATGTGTCAGAATTGATTTTAAAATTTTCATATTTAAATTCAGTATAACTCAAGCCATGTCCAAATTCATACTGTGGGTCAAATCCATTGAATCCAAAACCAGCGTCTTTTTCATCCGATTTAAGATGGTCATAAGCCCATATGGATGCGGTATATTTTGGATATGTGATCGGCAGCCTGCCACTAGGGTTTTCTTCTCCGTACAGGATTCCAGCAATTGCTCTTCCACCTTCATTGCCCGGCAAATAGGCCATTAGTACTGCATCTGCCAGAGCTTCAATATCACTAATTACTCTTGGGCGTGCTTCAACCAAAACCAGAACGATCGGTTTTCCTGTTTTCTTTAATTTTCTTATCATCTCGAGTTGAACTTCAGGCATTTTCAAATCTGTAATGTCGCTTGGTTTTTCGGTAGCCGGTATTTCGCCCAGGCAGGCAATAATGACATCTGCATTCCGCGCCGCGGACAGCAATTGCGATGAATTAATATCTTCATTATAAGTAGTCCCCTGCATAAAAGTTACCTTATCATGACCTGCAATTTGACGCATGGCTTCTAAAACGGTCATCTTTTCCAAATCATTATAGGCCGTGTCTGTGCCACTCCAGGTTCTTGTCCATGCCCCGTTTAAGTAATTGATAGAATTGGCAGCTACTCCGCATAAAAAAACCTTTTTCTCTTTGTCAATAGGAAGCAGCGATGATTCATTCTTTAATAGTGTTATACTTTCAACGGCTCCCTTATAGGCTTCTTGAGCAAATTTTTCAGAACCAAAATCTTCAAAAAGTTCCTCAGGTTCCAGTGTTTTATCAAAGAGACCCATTCTTTTTTTAACTCTTAAAATTCTTCGCACAGCGTCATTGACACGACTCATGCTCACTTCACCCTCTTTTACAAGTTCCACCAGGTAATCTGAGAAGCTAGCATCATAAGGTTCCAT is part of the Hyphobacterium sp. CCMP332 genome and encodes:
- a CDS encoding glycoside hydrolase family 3 C-terminal domain-containing protein translates to MKTSFICIVSAYVILFLISCKQNDVIDTEEAFIDSLVNQMTLEEKAGQMCNISLMALARGEFWMHRDTIELDAEKMAELIINKHVGSVQNLGSYPMEMREWRKIISILHEYNQKNSRLVIPIIYGIDAVHGANYTAKSTIFPHQLGLAATWNTELAKKTGSVTSYEIKASGIPWNYAPVLDVSKQPLWGRIFESFGEDTYLSTEMGLAYIKGAQGDDISDFDKSAVCLKHFIGYGMPYNGKDRSPTYLPERIVRQYYLPPFQKAVENGALTVMLNSGTLNGVPSHADKYWITDVLKGELGFEGFTISDWDDITNLYKMHRVANNEKEAIKIAVNAGMDMCMEPYDASFSDYLVELVKEGEVSMSRVNDAVRRILRVKKRMGLFDKTLEPEELFEDFGSEKFAQEAYKGAVESITLLKNESSLLPIDKEKKVFLCGVAANSINYLNGAWTRTWSGTDTAYNDLEKMTVLEAMRQIAGHDKVTFMQGTTYNEDINSSQLLSAARNADVIIACLGEIPATEKPSDITDLKMPEVQLEMIRKLKKTGKPIVLVLVEARPRVISDIEALADAVLMAYLPGNEGGRAIAGILYGEENPSGRLPITYPKYTASIWAYDHLKSDEKDAGFGFNGFDPQYEFGHGLSYTEFKYENFKINSDTFNVDDTIRVNVKISNTGLRDGKEVVQLYSSDLVASISPAVKQLRRFQKIYLEAGESLTCTFELPVRELAFVNMNNKLVLEKGIFELKIDSLTNQFYLNSGLRF